A region from the Methanobacterium sp. genome encodes:
- a CDS encoding 50S ribosomal protein L15e encodes MYKYIRDAWKNPSDSYVKELMHERAPLWRKESTIQRIDRPTRIDKARSLGYKAKKGYIVVRTRVRRGGRRKTRFTAGRRPKRMGVKKITPAKSIKRIAEERVARKYPNLEVLNSYWVWEDGKFKFFEVILVDPNHPSIKNDKNINWICENQHKNRVFRGLTSEGKKTRGLRGKGKGAEKVR; translated from the coding sequence TTGTATAAATATATTAGAGACGCATGGAAAAATCCAAGTGATTCCTATGTAAAGGAACTCATGCATGAAAGAGCCCCATTATGGAGAAAGGAAAGTACTATCCAGAGAATAGACAGACCTACAAGAATTGATAAAGCAAGATCCCTTGGATATAAAGCTAAAAAAGGATATATTGTCGTTAGGACAAGAGTCAGGCGTGGTGGAAGGCGAAAAACAAGATTCACCGCCGGAAGAAGACCTAAAAGAATGGGTGTTAAAAAGATAACCCCTGCAAAATCCATTAAAAGAATAGCTGAAGAAAGAGTTGCCCGGAAATATCCTAACCTGGAAGTTTTGAACTCATACTGGGTATGGGAAGACGGTAAATTCAAGTTCTTTGAAGTTATACTGGTTGACCCAAATCATCCATCAATTAAAAACGACAAGAACATTAACTGGATCTGTGAAAATCAACACAAGAATCGTGTGTTTAGAGGACTCACCAGTGAAGGTAAGAAGACCCGTGGACTTCGAGGAAAAGGTAAAGGGGCAGAAAAGGTAAGATAA
- the ribC gene encoding riboflavin synthase, translated as MKIGICDTTFARVDMGAHAIDEIKKHVGNITFIRRTVPGIKDLPVASKKLIEEEGCEMVMALGMPGGEEKDKVCAHEASTGLIQAQLMTNTHILEVFVHEDEGESPKDLRQLAENRAREHAQNLVKMLFKPKEMEKEAGMGMREGRPDVGPV; from the coding sequence ATGAAAATAGGAATCTGTGATACCACATTTGCAAGAGTAGACATGGGTGCACATGCAATAGATGAGATCAAAAAGCATGTTGGAAATATTACATTCATAAGACGCACAGTTCCAGGAATCAAAGATTTACCTGTAGCATCAAAGAAATTAATTGAAGAAGAAGGATGCGAAATGGTAATGGCACTGGGGATGCCTGGGGGCGAAGAAAAAGATAAAGTTTGCGCCCATGAAGCCTCAACAGGCCTTATACAAGCCCAGCTTATGACAAATACACATATTCTAGAGGTATTTGTGCATGAAGATGAAGGTGAAAGCCCAAAAGACCTCAGACAGCTTGCAGAAAACCGTGCAAGAGAACATGCCCAGAACCTTGTTAAAATGCTTTTTAAGCCTAAAGAGATGGAAAAAGAAGCTGGAATGGGTATGAGAGAAGGACGTCCCGATGTTGGACCTGTCTGA
- a CDS encoding RNA-binding protein, with product MIHNISYRVFVYGTENEEKVREAIKTLFPNSSPQTDITEGYFKNQVLILHDKITRNRDIKEFVKLLDNLDSQVKKRILNELDSKMDDKGNLFLRFDKQRAYLGNLKVIEHGDAIHVKIKIAAYPAKKENALRLAREIFGE from the coding sequence ATGATCCATAACATCTCCTATCGTGTGTTTGTTTATGGAACAGAAAACGAAGAAAAAGTTAGAGAGGCTATTAAAACTCTCTTTCCCAATTCTTCTCCCCAAACTGATATTACAGAGGGCTATTTTAAAAATCAGGTTTTAATATTGCATGATAAAATAACCCGAAACCGTGATATTAAAGAATTTGTTAAATTATTAGATAATTTAGATTCTCAGGTTAAAAAAAGAATTCTTAACGAACTTGATAGTAAGATGGATGATAAAGGAAACTTATTCTTGAGATTTGACAAACAAAGGGCATATCTTGGAAATTTAAAGGTTATTGAACACGGCGATGCCATACATGTCAAGATAAAGATAGCTGCCTATCCAGCAAAAAAAGAGAATGCTTTGAGACTTGCAAGGGAAATTTTCGGTGAATAA
- a CDS encoding carboxymuconolactone decarboxylase family protein, which translates to MKEDVFYGKGMKHVKEDYPDIYKAVVELNEAAYTGKVLDYKTQKLIALGISAAASDDRAMKKQMQSAINEFGITKDEIVDVLRVVLLTSGNPPFTKAMRILYSI; encoded by the coding sequence ATGAAAGAAGATGTATTTTACGGTAAAGGAATGAAACATGTAAAAGAAGACTATCCTGACATATATAAGGCAGTTGTAGAGTTAAATGAAGCAGCTTATACTGGAAAGGTCCTTGACTACAAGACACAAAAATTAATTGCCCTTGGAATTAGTGCAGCAGCATCTGATGATAGGGCTATGAAAAAGCAGATGCAGAGTGCTATAAATGAATTTGGAATAACTAAGGATGAAATAGTAGACGTTTTAAGGGTAGTTCTATTAACATCTGGAAATCCCCCATTTACCAAAGCCATGCGAATACTATACAGTATATAG
- a CDS encoding CbiQ family ECF transporter T component, with protein KIPKIVLEIAMLMYRYIFVFLDEAINMYHSQETRLGYSSIKKSLKSMGMLGSNLFIRTWLKGEQSYIAMESRCYNGSINSFKAYDRISVKNIMVLLFFESFLLLGTYLTWGLNII; from the coding sequence AAAATCCCTAAAATTGTCTTGGAAATAGCAATGCTTATGTACCGTTATATTTTCGTATTTTTAGATGAAGCCATAAACATGTATCATTCACAGGAAACTCGTTTAGGATATTCTTCAATTAAAAAATCTTTAAAATCAATGGGTATGCTCGGTAGCAATCTTTTTATAAGAACATGGCTTAAGGGAGAACAATCATATATTGCAATGGAATCAAGGTGCTATAACGGATCTATTAACTCATTTAAAGCCTATGACAGGATTAGCGTTAAAAATATAATGGTATTACTGTTCTTTGAATCATTTCTTTTGTTAGGTACCTATTTAACATGGGGTTTAAACATTATATAA
- a CDS encoding ATP-binding cassette domain-containing protein yields the protein MNIIETNKITYRYPDGTEALKNVNFKAEEGKIIALLGPNGAGKSTLFLHFNGILRPSSGNILVDKEEIKYDKKDLMRVRQNVGIVFQNPDDQLFAPTVVEDVAFGPMNLGLSKEEVKKRVDDALKRVGMEKNKKKAPHHLSGGEKKKVAIAGILAMKPKIMVLDEPTSGLDPKGASQILKLLYDLNKEGMTIIVSTHDVDSVPLYAYQVYIISEGKIIKKGSPKEVFEDIKTIRDANLRLPRIAHLMEILQKEDELPFDKPYPLTIGEARRKLKDHFNE from the coding sequence ATGAATATTATAGAAACCAACAAAATCACTTATCGCTATCCTGACGGCACTGAAGCCTTAAAAAATGTTAATTTTAAAGCAGAAGAAGGTAAAATTATCGCTCTTCTTGGACCTAACGGTGCCGGAAAATCCACCTTATTTCTGCATTTTAACGGTATTTTGAGACCTTCTTCAGGTAATATACTGGTTGATAAAGAAGAAATAAAATATGATAAAAAGGATCTGATGAGAGTAAGGCAGAATGTAGGAATAGTGTTCCAGAATCCTGATGATCAGCTCTTTGCTCCAACAGTAGTTGAAGATGTGGCTTTTGGACCTATGAACCTCGGTTTATCTAAAGAAGAGGTAAAAAAAAGAGTTGATGATGCTCTTAAGCGAGTAGGAATGGAAAAAAATAAAAAGAAAGCACCTCATCACCTAAGTGGGGGTGAAAAGAAAAAGGTGGCTATTGCTGGAATATTGGCCATGAAACCAAAGATAATGGTGCTTGATGAACCTACATCTGGTCTTGATCCCAAAGGAGCATCTCAAATTCTCAAGTTACTGTATGATTTAAATAAAGAGGGTATGACTATAATTGTATCAACTCATGACGTAGATTCAGTACCACTTTATGCTTATCAAGTTTACATAATAAGTGAAGGAAAAATTATAAAAAAGGGAAGTCCTAAGGAAGTGTTTGAAGACATTAAAACAATAAGAGATGCTAATTTAAGACTTCCAAGAATTGCCCACCTAATGGAAATACTGCAAAAAGAAGATGAACTGCCCTTTGATAAACCTTATCCTCTCACTATAGGTGAAGCAAGAAGAAAGTTAAAGGATCATTTTAATGAGTAA